The Nitrospirota bacterium DNA window AAAGAATACCAAACCTTTCCCTGTCAATCATCTCTAACTGCTCAAAGATGGTCTTGATTTCCGATACAGAAACAGTTAAGTCCGGGTTCTTCCTTGCCCGTCCCTGATAGGTCAATGTCTCAAAATAAGGAATAATGCCCCTTTCCCTTGCCCATATCCACATTGATGGTAGTTCATCAATATTCTGTCTGCATATAACGGTCTGGATGCCGAGTATGTGATTTTCACCGGGATAACCTGCATCCATAAGGAGTTGTAGCCCCCTTTTTATATTCTTAAAGGCACCGTTAACGCCCGCAAGTAAGTCCTGTATCTCTGGGTTCTGGCTGTTGCTTTTTATAACTACACATGCCCTGTTTTTATAGAGGTAATCAGCTATTTCAGCAGTAATAAGGGTTCCGTTTGTAAAAAGGGCATGCTGGAGTCCAAGAGAATTTATATATCCTATAATATCCGTCAATCTCTGATACAACAGGGGCTCACCGCCGCCAAGGAGTATTGCCTTCTTTGCCCCAAGCTCCTTTGCCTGAAAAATTACTGACTTTAATTCATCATGGCTTAATTCATTCTCTAAAGGCTCTCCTGCACTGGAATAACAATAAAGGCATCTGAGATTGCATTTCTTTGTGAATTCGAGCTCAATGGAAAGCAACCCTCTTTTCTTCAGACATTTTGCAATCTCATTGTCTGAAAAACCGAGCTTGCAGGTTATATCTACTCCGTTACCCATACACCTTGTTCCTTCTATCTTTAAATATGATTGGTTTCCGGTTTCCTCCTTCAAATAGCCTCTCTTCCACGCTTTCAGGATGCTCTATCTCTATTTCCGGGGTAATCCGCGCCTTTGCCCTGATTATATCATACAGGAATGTCCTGAAATCGCTGTCTTTTCTATGGGAACCAACCCTGAGAATCAGGTGATCTGTCTGGTCATCACCAGTATATGCCTCTATCTGGTAATTAATTACAGCCTTTATCCCTATGATTGCATTTTCAAGTGTCTTAGGGTAAAGGGTGACGCCTTTAACCTTCAGTTTGTGCTGTTTTCTGCCAATAATCGGGCCAATCCTGACAGAATTTCTTCCACACGGGCAGGGACTTGATACTTTAAAGGTAATATCCCCTGTTTTATATCTTATCAACGGCATCCCCTCTAATTGGAGGGGTGTCAGAATCAATTCCCCAATCTCACCATCTGGAAGCTTGTTGCCATTGTCATCTATTATTTCCACTATGACAAAATCAGGATGGCTATGGAGTCCCTGCTTAAGACTGCATTCTGAAAATGCCACCTGCGCCTCTGTGATCCCGTAGGTGGAATAGCATATATCCCCGAAGGCAGACTCTATTAAACTGCCCAGGGCATTTGACTTGAAATCCATATCCCTGATACTGTCTCCTATCAGGACTATCTTTTTTAATCCCAATTCTGCAGGAGACATGCCATTGTCACCGATGCGTCGGGACATATGAACCACAAAAGACGGCACCGCCACAATCCCGGTGGGCATTAACTTCTTCATGAGTTCCAGATGTCTCGCTATGTTCTGCGGGCCTATCCTTATCGCAGTTGCTCCCAGCCTTATAAGTCCTCTGTAATAGGCTATACCAGCGATAAAGAGATTATCGCATGTGACAGCTATGTGAAATAAATCTCCTCTGTGTGCGCCTACATTAGAGAAATTCCTCTCCTCATTACAAGCGAGCCTTTCCATGTCATTATAGGTAAGGGCTACAAATACTGGTTCGCCGGTTGTCCCGGTGGTGGAGACAATCTCTACAATATCCTCCATTTTGGCGGCAAGGAATTCATTGTTATCTTTTTGAAAGTCATCCCTGCCTGTCAATGGCAGTCTTTCTAAATCTTCAACACCTTTGATTTGGGATGGTAATAAACTTATATCATCAAATCTTTTCCTATAATAAGGAGAATTCTCATAAGCATGTCTTATGGTTTGCGTCAGCAATTCTCCTTGAATACCTCTGATGGTATCTTGAGGAAATTTATCTATTATTTCAAAGGACTTCACTCATTCTCCCCTGTATAGTGGTATATCTTTGTGCCGCGGGCACTGGCATTGCTTATCGTCTCAATAAAAAAAAACTCTGCCCCATATCTCCCTTCATTTGCATTTAGTCTTTTATCTTCTAATCTAATAGCTCCTGCAATAGCTTTTTGGGCGTAGCCTTTGGCAACACATCCGGCTGCATATTTTACCATATCCCTATACGAATCTTTAAAAGGGAACGTAATGCTTTCCCCCCTTATATCAAAGGCGATGGAGACCTGGGCAGCAAAGGCATTGGGAGATGTATAAGGGAACAGTAGCGGGCTTACACCAACAATTCCATCCCTCAGGATATTATTGAAATACTCATCCTTGATGTCCTCTACTGCATCATCAATCCCCATGTATATGCCGATGCTTGAATCCCCCACAGGGAACTTTATTTTAGCATCTTCCAGAACATTGCCAACAGAAGCGATGGCCAATCGTTCAATGTCGTTGGCAAGGCGCACCTCTTTAATACGGTCCCTGTATCTGCAAATTGCCACATCTATATCTTTGCTTGTCAGTCTGCTTATTCCTGTGATTACAGGTTTCATGCTTCACCAAAAACTATTGCAGAGTTCTGTCCGCCAAATCCTGCAGAAAGGGACATAGCTATTCTCACATTATGATATCTTGATACATTCGGAACATAGTCAAGATCACATTCGGGATCCCTTTCTCTATAATTAATTGTAGGCGGAATCCTCTTGTTTTTAATAGAAAGGAGGCAACATATAGCTTCTATTGCCCCCGCAGCGCCAAAAGAGTGCCCCAGCATGGATTTCGTAGAGCTGACAGGTATTTCATATGCTGTTTTACTAAATACCCTTTTTATTGCCTTTGTCTCCGTGAGGTCATTATATACAGTGCCTGTACCGTGGGCATTGATGTAATCCACATCATTTGGGCTTATACAAGCCTCTGAAAGCGCATGATTTATTGCATCAGAAAGTCCGCGCCCCTCTCTATGGGGACTTGTCAGATGGTTTGCATCAGACCGTGAAGCATAGCCCATTACTTTGCCGTATATCTTTGCCCCTCTTTGGACGGCATGCTTTTTAGACTCAAGCACAACAAACGCAGCCCCCTCGCTGATGGCAAGTCCTGTCCTGTTTTTATCAAAGGGGCGAACCTTTTCCTCTGTTAATGCCTGAAGGGTATGAAATCCGAGAAGGGCAAAATCACTTATAACATCAACCCCTCCGGCAATCACGATGTCTGCTTCGCCAGCCATTATCCTCCTTGCTGCAACACCAATGGCATCTGTTCCAGACGCACAGGCAGTGGAAATAGTCATGCATGAACCATTTAAATTGTATCTCTCTGATAGATACAGGGCAGGAAAAGATAGAGACTCTCTTATTTTGCCACCTTCTGTATTCTCCATTAATCTTTTTTCTTTATATAATACATTTCCGAGCACTGTCCCGATGGAAAGGCCGACATTTGGATGCCCATGGATGGCCGCATCCTCTATTGCCATGCCCAGTGCAGATTCAGCAATAACCTGAAACTTATTTTCAGGACTAATGAAATTTTCGAAACTATACATATCAATGCTTGCCATTAGCCATTGTCTTTCCAGATTTAGCATCGGCAATTTAGACCTCCTGATTGCATCCTTCCCAGAACATAATGCATCCCAGAAGGCATTAATATCATCTGAGGGCTTCAGAGGGGAGACAATTCCGATCCCTGTTATTACCACACCATTTTTCAAGGTTTATCAAGCCTCCAGACGGACGAGTTCAACATTAAGGTATGGATATTATATCCAATGGCATTAAAAAGATTTATAGACTCCTCTGCTCCATAAAACCCACTCCATCCTTCGCAGACACTTTCAGAAAAATCATGACATAAAATGCCTCTCCTTACCCATGTATCCTTTACATATATCTTTTCAGAGTCAGGATAACAGTGAGTAAGTATGCCGATGGTGCCGCCATGTCTTAATGTTCTGGATATGTCTCTATAAACATACTCCCGCAATTCTTTAGGAATATAGGAATCAGTGCATGTAAAAATTATTACATCAAGAGAATTATCAGGGAATGGCAGTGGATTGCCGAATCCTTTCCACATCCCGTTCACCCATTCAACTGTTCCGGCATTCGATATCCTGTCGGCAGCTTGACTCCGAAAGATGTCTTTGAAATCAAGGGCAGTCACACTTATGTCAGGCGATTGCTCCAGCAGTTGTAAAATATTAAAGCCAGGGCCATAACAAAGGTCAAGGGCTTTTAAATTGCCGTTTCGTCCATGCAGCAATAGATTTATCAATATGTAACGGCCAAATCTAAATTCAGTATCTCCGAGAAATTCCTCCCAGATATGTATGAATTTATCATTAAAGCCATACAGGGGCGGCTTTCCCGCAAGAAATTCATGGGCATAGAGAATACAGTTCTCAAAAAAATCTACCTGCCCTTTAAAGGTTATTCTCACCATTTCCTTATCATTATCCGACAATCCTGTCTCCATGCCTTTACCTGTATCCCACAGGTAAAGGCCCCCTTTCTTTTTAAGATATCCACATTCGTACAGCAAATCAATAATTATCCTTGCCATTCTCATCCTTGTTTTATTATTAAGTCTGTAGCCGAGCTTTTGCTGGAATGCCGCAACAGCATCTCTGATAGTAAAATGCTTCATTGATGCGAAGAGTTCAAAAATGCCTTCTTCAGCTATAAAACGAATGAGTCGTTCAGTGAGAAATTTCTGGACAAGAAAACGGCTTAAAAGAACTTTTGCATCGGCACAATTAAAATTTATATCTACTCTATTCATAACTTAGACAGAATTATCGCTGAGGCGACACCATGTTTGTCTAACGAACATACCAGCACATTCCCTGCAGAATTCGGAGCAGAAACTTTATTCCTGATGATACTCGTCGGTAGCTCGCTATTTTTTAACACAAAACATGATAGTATTGCATGCCACATTGTGGTGGCTGAAAAGGCATTCCCTGCGAGAGAGTTTATACTTCCTACAGGCACATCCGGCATATATTCAAAATCCACAGTGGAGTCCGTCAGAATGAGACCAATATCCGCTGACCTGAGACCTGCCCTTGTCAAACACTCCTTAACTACATCCATTAAAACCCTGGGGGTTGAAGGATTACAGCATGAGGCCATTCCTGATATATAGCAATATGGCAATTCTTTAACACTGTCCTCTTTCTCCATCACTATTGCTCCCGCACCCTCCGACAGTGCGCCAATCCCTTTGCGTGAATAGCAGAAAAAGGAGAGTTCATTGAGCTCTTCTGCAGAAACAATAATTACCTTATCCGCTGATCCATTTGCAAGCATTCTGCTGCCAAGC harbors:
- a CDS encoding class I SAM-dependent methyltransferase, with product MNRVDINFNCADAKVLLSRFLVQKFLTERLIRFIAEEGIFELFASMKHFTIRDAVAAFQQKLGYRLNNKTRMRMARIIIDLLYECGYLKKKGGLYLWDTGKGMETGLSDNDKEMVRITFKGQVDFFENCILYAHEFLAGKPPLYGFNDKFIHIWEEFLGDTEFRFGRYILINLLLHGRNGNLKALDLCYGPGFNILQLLEQSPDISVTALDFKDIFRSQAADRISNAGTVEWVNGMWKGFGNPLPFPDNSLDVIIFTCTDSYIPKELREYVYRDISRTLRHGGTIGILTHCYPDSEKIYVKDTWVRRGILCHDFSESVCEGWSGFYGAEESINLFNAIGYNIHTLMLNSSVWRLDKP
- a CDS encoding radical SAM protein, which encodes MGNGVDITCKLGFSDNEIAKCLKKRGLLSIELEFTKKCNLRCLYCYSSAGEPLENELSHDELKSVIFQAKELGAKKAILLGGGEPLLYQRLTDIIGYINSLGLQHALFTNGTLITAEIADYLYKNRACVVIKSNSQNPEIQDLLAGVNGAFKNIKRGLQLLMDAGYPGENHILGIQTVICRQNIDELPSMWIWARERGIIPYFETLTYQGRARKNPDLTVSVSEIKTIFEQLEMIDRERFGILWESRPPVAAFTCKRHLYSCLVNSQGYVQPCTGIDISVGNIRERRLEDILRNSPAISNLRNIYKKIEGVCKTCEYNQGCYGCRGNAYQMTGNYLASDSTCWRCEKVRDEGSPHICKQ
- a CDS encoding beta-ketoacyl-[acyl-carrier-protein] synthase family protein codes for the protein MKNGVVITGIGIVSPLKPSDDINAFWDALCSGKDAIRRSKLPMLNLERQWLMASIDMYSFENFISPENKFQVIAESALGMAIEDAAIHGHPNVGLSIGTVLGNVLYKEKRLMENTEGGKIRESLSFPALYLSERYNLNGSCMTISTACASGTDAIGVAARRIMAGEADIVIAGGVDVISDFALLGFHTLQALTEEKVRPFDKNRTGLAISEGAAFVVLESKKHAVQRGAKIYGKVMGYASRSDANHLTSPHREGRGLSDAINHALSEACISPNDVDYINAHGTGTVYNDLTETKAIKRVFSKTAYEIPVSSTKSMLGHSFGAAGAIEAICCLLSIKNKRIPPTINYRERDPECDLDYVPNVSRYHNVRIAMSLSAGFGGQNSAIVFGEA
- a CDS encoding beta-ketoacyl synthase chain length factor, whose translation is MGRIVFTGIGVVSPIGTGKEQFCRAVINNYSGIRRIRKIPSQVDSVGGEIEDFDCDQYINDRRFRRAAEISKYALVAAKLAIEDTGNTVNGEKAAMVMGITHGALNYTQEFHRAIIKNDIDAISPILFSDSVFNAPAGNASICFGIKGPVHTIVGGSDVTIKAIMLGSRMLANGSADKVIIVSAEELNELSFFCYSRKGIGALSEGAGAIVMEKEDSVKELPYCYISGMASCCNPSTPRVLMDVVKECLTRAGLRSADIGLILTDSTVDFEYMPDVPVGSINSLAGNAFSATTMWHAILSCFVLKNSELPTSIIRNKVSAPNSAGNVLVCSLDKHGVASAIILSKL
- a CDS encoding AMP-binding protein, with the protein product MKSFEIIDKFPQDTIRGIQGELLTQTIRHAYENSPYYRKRFDDISLLPSQIKGVEDLERLPLTGRDDFQKDNNEFLAAKMEDIVEIVSTTGTTGEPVFVALTYNDMERLACNEERNFSNVGAHRGDLFHIAVTCDNLFIAGIAYYRGLIRLGATAIRIGPQNIARHLELMKKLMPTGIVAVPSFVVHMSRRIGDNGMSPAELGLKKIVLIGDSIRDMDFKSNALGSLIESAFGDICYSTYGITEAQVAFSECSLKQGLHSHPDFVIVEIIDDNGNKLPDGEIGELILTPLQLEGMPLIRYKTGDITFKVSSPCPCGRNSVRIGPIIGRKQHKLKVKGVTLYPKTLENAIIGIKAVINYQIEAYTGDDQTDHLILRVGSHRKDSDFRTFLYDIIRAKARITPEIEIEHPESVEERLFEGGNRKPIIFKDRRNKVYG